The Arcanobacterium pinnipediorum genome includes a region encoding these proteins:
- a CDS encoding Crp/Fnr family transcriptional regulator — protein sequence MHSHSDQFQPCLREVDLFTQIPQEELIEFNRILPRKTFTAGHIIYDPLRPEVTLFIVKTGRVRIFQINPNGKTFTLAIYRPGDIFGNMPIIGQYLSSSYAEAIEESTLCQLSMADVESYFLADLRISQELTRILAKRVTDLENRLSDMALRPLAQRLASLLLTTGQPSSIPWKNHLTVTMTHEQLASLAGSTREAVSKTLADLARRGMITQKRGSIILLQPKQLQIFKDVLDE from the coding sequence ATGCATTCGCATAGTGACCAATTCCAACCATGTTTGCGTGAAGTAGATCTTTTTACCCAAATTCCGCAGGAAGAGTTAATTGAGTTTAACCGTATCCTGCCGCGCAAAACTTTTACTGCTGGTCATATTATCTACGATCCACTTCGCCCAGAGGTAACGTTATTTATTGTCAAGACTGGCCGAGTAAGAATTTTCCAAATAAATCCCAATGGGAAAACATTCACCTTAGCAATCTATAGACCGGGTGACATTTTTGGGAATATGCCCATTATCGGGCAGTATCTTAGCTCTAGCTATGCAGAAGCAATTGAAGAATCTACGCTATGCCAGCTCAGTATGGCTGACGTGGAATCATATTTCTTGGCAGATCTTCGTATTTCGCAAGAGCTTACTCGTATCTTGGCAAAACGCGTAACTGATTTGGAGAACCGGCTCAGTGATATGGCGCTTCGGCCTCTTGCTCAGCGCTTGGCTTCACTTCTGCTAACAACCGGACAACCGTCGTCTATCCCGTGGAAAAATCATTTGACAGTGACGATGACCCATGAACAATTAGCAAGTTTGGCTGGCTCGACCAGAGAAGCTGTCAGTAAAACTCTGGCCGACTTAGCACGTCGCGGAATGATCACCCAGAAACGTGGTTCGATTATTTTGCTCCAACCCAAACAACTTCAAATTTTTAAGGACGTTCTCGATGAATAG
- a CDS encoding SulP family inorganic anion transporter → MFLKLKGRDLSLHFSTVTRHLHSLLPTKDDYLHANLKHDLIAGLTVGIVALPLALAFGVSSGVGAAAGLVTAIIAGLIAAIFGGSHVQVSGPTGAMVVILAPIVAEHGANSIVLLSLMAGGIVLALGLLGLGRAVSLIPWSVVEGFTLGIATLIALQQIPLAMGTRIPAGVKSLRGAYLAVVDANWTVSVFTLAIVGITMLIIIGSSRISATFPASLVAVIVVSVITYIAKLTIPTIGALPDSLPAPRLPLIRWDLLSELAPAACAVALLAAIESLLSARVAAGMPGQGSYAPDRELVGQGLASIGSGLFGGMPATGAIARTAVNVKSGATSRLSAVTHSILLAAIVYFAAGLVSHIPLAALAGVLLVTAVRMVSFATIRQVTGSTRGDRLIFWTTAFITVVFDLVAAIAFGVVIAILWAMYQLSRLSGVVQLTLPGEKMKNDERIVYFRLDGSMFFGAAERIVTELATVPQSVEVVILSMSHVGILDASGAKHLAEVVIELNRRGITTMIKGLRPEHVRAAQNVGVITSLTSPEYLFDSIDDATEAARELIAQHVAAEQGS, encoded by the coding sequence TTGTTTCTTAAGCTCAAAGGTCGTGATCTTTCGTTGCATTTTTCCACCGTTACTAGACATCTACATTCCCTACTACCTACGAAAGATGACTACCTCCACGCAAACCTCAAACACGATTTGATCGCGGGGCTAACAGTTGGCATCGTTGCCCTCCCCCTCGCCCTCGCATTCGGAGTTTCTTCCGGGGTCGGGGCAGCTGCCGGACTAGTCACAGCCATTATTGCTGGGCTCATTGCCGCTATCTTCGGTGGATCACATGTTCAAGTCTCTGGGCCAACCGGGGCAATGGTCGTCATTCTAGCCCCGATTGTTGCCGAACATGGCGCAAATTCCATCGTGCTTCTTTCTCTTATGGCTGGTGGCATAGTTTTAGCTCTGGGCTTGTTGGGGCTCGGCCGAGCCGTTTCGCTTATTCCGTGGTCTGTAGTCGAAGGCTTTACGTTAGGAATTGCCACACTTATCGCCCTACAGCAAATACCGCTAGCGATGGGCACAAGAATTCCAGCAGGCGTCAAATCACTTCGTGGTGCGTATCTCGCCGTCGTTGACGCGAACTGGACAGTTTCGGTGTTCACTCTCGCAATTGTTGGGATAACGATGCTGATCATTATTGGTTCTTCGCGGATCTCTGCGACGTTCCCGGCCTCTTTGGTTGCAGTTATCGTCGTCTCGGTAATTACCTACATCGCAAAATTAACCATACCGACTATCGGCGCCCTTCCAGATTCACTACCTGCACCGAGATTGCCACTGATTCGTTGGGATTTGCTCAGTGAACTTGCTCCAGCTGCATGTGCAGTTGCGCTCTTGGCTGCGATTGAATCATTACTTTCGGCCCGTGTTGCTGCTGGGATGCCTGGGCAAGGTTCTTATGCTCCTGATCGCGAACTGGTGGGTCAAGGTTTAGCTTCTATCGGATCAGGATTGTTTGGCGGAATGCCGGCAACCGGAGCCATTGCACGAACCGCCGTCAATGTGAAATCTGGAGCAACAAGCCGATTATCTGCGGTCACCCACTCAATTCTCCTCGCTGCAATCGTGTACTTCGCAGCTGGCCTAGTCAGTCATATTCCGTTAGCTGCCTTAGCTGGAGTGTTGCTTGTTACTGCGGTACGCATGGTATCTTTCGCGACGATTCGCCAAGTTACTGGCTCAACTCGAGGAGATCGGCTTATTTTCTGGACGACGGCGTTTATCACGGTCGTTTTCGATCTTGTAGCAGCTATCGCCTTCGGCGTCGTCATTGCTATTCTTTGGGCAATGTACCAACTATCGCGACTATCTGGTGTTGTTCAGTTGACGTTACCGGGTGAGAAAATGAAGAACGACGAACGAATCGTCTATTTCCGTCTTGATGGTTCGATGTTCTTTGGCGCTGCTGAGCGCATTGTCACCGAATTAGCTACGGTGCCTCAATCTGTTGAAGTCGTTATTTTATCTATGTCTCACGTTGGGATTTTAGATGCTTCTGGAGCTAAGCACCTCGCTGAGGTGGTTATCGAGCTGAACCGACGCGGTATTACGACGATGATCAAGGGCTTACGTCCAGAGCACGTACGGGCGGCACAGAATGTGGGTGTGATTACTTCGCTTACGTCTCCGGAATATTTATTTGACTCTATAGATGATGCCACTGAGGCTGCACGTGAGCTTATTGCACAACACGTTGCTGCAGAACAGGGTTCTTGA
- a CDS encoding DUF1440 domain-containing protein, whose amino-acid sequence MNTHTSNHNPISPRLISYITAGGIGGIAGGLVFGMMMSMMGMLPMIAGMIGSESPVIGFALHMVISVAFGLLAGGLSAFIPAQTLGQRIIFAIGLGVALWIIGPLTTMPLMMGQPIFQIGQVAMMSLMGHIIYAMITVFTAKAFLPYLASKTA is encoded by the coding sequence ATGAATACTCATACCTCTAACCACAATCCTATCTCGCCGCGACTTATCTCCTATATTACAGCTGGAGGTATCGGAGGAATTGCCGGCGGTCTCGTTTTTGGAATGATGATGTCGATGATGGGAATGTTGCCCATGATCGCTGGGATGATCGGATCAGAATCTCCGGTCATCGGTTTCGCACTACATATGGTGATATCTGTTGCCTTCGGTCTGCTCGCTGGTGGCCTTTCGGCGTTCATACCTGCACAAACGTTGGGACAACGGATTATCTTTGCTATAGGTCTAGGAGTAGCTCTTTGGATTATCGGTCCTTTAACAACAATGCCTCTTATGATGGGCCAGCCTATCTTCCAAATTGGGCAGGTAGCAATGATGTCGCTTATGGGTCACATTATTTACGCAATGATCACTGTATTTACAGCTAAAGCTTTTCTGCCTTATTTGGCAAGCAAGACAGCATGA
- a CDS encoding ABC transporter permease/substrate-binding protein — MACIIGISLGVGAAERKQASGIVMGTANFVYTIPSISMLGFLIPLTGIGNTTAIIALTIYGLLPMVRATYTGLTNVDPLLVEAARGMGSTRRQLLWKIKMPLALPVIVSGLRNMVVMTIALAGIASFVGAGGLGVAIYRGITLNNTAMTVAGSLLIAILALVSDALIGLFAKLLAPGAKRNRVAVSALGTTFLAALLVPVVVVGVQQSGTTIHIATKPMTEQYIIGEILKQKIEAETDLKVQITQGVGGGTSNIHPGMEKGDFDIYPEYTGTGWAAVLKHDSNYAQADFPKLVEQYQNDYDMEWITSYGFQNTYGIAVPDELAKQYNLKTISDLAPIADQLVFGAEPDFFERLDGYNGLTAAYRIEFGSTKDIDVGLKYEAMRSGQIQAMPIFTTDGELADSGLTVLEDNLGFYPAYDCMNVIRGDVLRMYPQLREILESLEGTIDEEAMISMNSRVENNGATPAEVARDFLATLEQTKGTAK; from the coding sequence ATGGCCTGCATCATCGGAATCAGCCTCGGCGTCGGTGCTGCTGAGCGTAAACAAGCCAGTGGCATCGTAATGGGTACGGCAAATTTTGTTTACACCATTCCGTCGATCTCGATGCTCGGTTTTTTGATTCCACTAACCGGTATCGGCAATACCACCGCCATTATCGCTTTGACCATTTACGGTTTGCTTCCCATGGTTCGAGCAACCTATACCGGATTGACGAACGTCGATCCTTTGCTCGTGGAAGCCGCGCGCGGAATGGGCTCTACTCGCCGGCAACTGCTGTGGAAAATTAAGATGCCGCTAGCGTTGCCCGTGATTGTTTCGGGACTGCGGAATATGGTTGTTATGACAATCGCGCTTGCCGGTATTGCGTCCTTTGTTGGTGCTGGTGGCCTAGGCGTTGCGATCTATCGCGGTATTACCTTAAATAACACTGCTATGACGGTGGCAGGAAGTTTACTCATTGCTATCCTCGCGCTTGTCTCAGATGCTTTAATCGGCTTGTTTGCAAAACTTCTTGCACCGGGTGCTAAGCGTAATCGGGTCGCTGTTTCTGCGCTAGGAACCACGTTCTTGGCTGCTCTGCTTGTGCCAGTGGTGGTTGTGGGCGTTCAACAAAGTGGTACTACTATTCACATCGCTACCAAACCTATGACGGAACAATACATTATCGGTGAGATTTTAAAGCAAAAGATTGAGGCTGAAACTGACCTGAAGGTGCAGATTACTCAAGGCGTAGGCGGTGGCACGTCCAATATCCATCCTGGCATGGAGAAGGGTGATTTCGATATCTACCCTGAATACACTGGAACCGGATGGGCTGCAGTGTTAAAGCATGATAGCAACTACGCGCAAGCCGATTTCCCCAAGCTGGTTGAGCAGTATCAAAATGACTATGACATGGAGTGGATTACCTCATACGGGTTCCAAAATACCTATGGTATAGCGGTACCTGATGAACTCGCCAAGCAGTACAATCTGAAAACTATTTCGGATCTTGCTCCTATCGCAGACCAGTTAGTTTTCGGGGCGGAACCAGATTTCTTTGAGCGGCTTGATGGATATAACGGGCTTACCGCAGCCTACCGTATCGAATTTGGCAGCACCAAAGATATTGATGTTGGTTTGAAGTACGAAGCTATGCGTAGTGGGCAGATACAGGCGATGCCGATCTTTACAACTGATGGTGAATTGGCTGATTCTGGATTGACGGTGTTGGAAGACAACCTCGGTTTCTACCCAGCCTATGACTGCATGAACGTTATTCGCGGTGACGTCCTACGCATGTATCCACAACTGCGTGAGATTCTAGAGAGCCTAGAAGGAACGATTGACGAAGAAGCAATGATTTCAATGAACTCTCGAGTTGAGAACAATGGAGCTACTCCAGCTGAGGTAGCTCGAGACTTCCTTGCCACGTTAGAGCAGACGAAAGGGACCGCAAAATGA
- a CDS encoding ATP-binding cassette domain-containing protein: protein MTTHQPNEGSEIMISFDDVKKSYGDKTIIESLSLSVKKGEFLTILGESGSGKSTLLKMVNGLVAPDSGTIMVDGTKVATPAPATNELVKLRRSIGYAVQGSVLFPHLSVAQNIGYVPKISGASKEEIKADIERAIKIAGLDPELLDRMPAQLSGGQAQRVGIARSIAGRPRILLMDEPFGAVDEITRRSLQDEIVDIVAQEELTCLFVTHDTAEALKLGSKVLVLKDGAIEQYDTPDEVANHGTTEYVRTLINH from the coding sequence ATGACGACACACCAGCCCAATGAGGGCAGCGAAATCATGATTAGTTTTGACGACGTAAAAAAATCCTACGGAGATAAAACCATTATTGAATCGCTTTCGCTATCCGTAAAAAAGGGAGAGTTTCTGACGATCTTGGGAGAGTCCGGTAGTGGGAAGTCTACGCTCTTGAAAATGGTCAATGGGCTCGTGGCTCCAGATAGCGGGACCATCATGGTTGATGGAACGAAAGTTGCAACCCCTGCTCCCGCTACTAACGAATTAGTCAAATTGCGCCGTAGCATCGGCTACGCAGTTCAAGGTTCGGTCCTTTTCCCGCACCTAAGCGTGGCGCAAAATATCGGCTATGTCCCAAAGATTTCTGGTGCCTCAAAAGAAGAAATTAAAGCAGATATTGAACGAGCCATCAAGATCGCGGGTCTCGATCCGGAACTGTTGGACCGAATGCCTGCCCAACTATCTGGTGGACAAGCTCAGCGAGTTGGGATAGCGCGCTCGATTGCTGGGCGTCCGCGGATTTTGTTGATGGACGAGCCCTTTGGGGCAGTCGATGAAATTACTCGCAGATCGCTCCAAGATGAGATTGTCGACATCGTCGCACAAGAAGAACTGACCTGTTTATTCGTCACTCACGATACTGCTGAGGCACTCAAACTTGGTTCTAAGGTTCTGGTTCTCAAAGACGGGGCTATCGAGCAATACGATACTCCAGATGAAGTTGCTAACCACGGAACAACTGAGTACGTGCGCACGTTGATCAATCACTGA